The Candidatus Vesicomyosocius sp. SY067_SCS001 genome includes a window with the following:
- the tsf gene encoding translation elongation factor Ts, with amino-acid sequence MKITASLVKKLRQRIGAGMMDCKKALNATNGNIEKAIDLMRTSSTTKAAKKSDRITIEGLVKINISANKKTVTILEVNSETDFVTKSDAFIGFVNMLGMLALKTTPANIEEFLSQPLNNGDSIKKAREEIIAKVGENITIRRVQTIKTDNSIIGTYKHRDRIAVVTILKNGDETLAKDIAMHIAATKPKCITEAELSSDLLEREKTIFIEQSKKSGKPNNIIEKMIIGRMKKFVNEVTLYGQPFIKDHDITIGKLMQLNNTQVEFFVRFEVGEGIEKKEKNFVDEVVALV; translated from the coding sequence ATGAAAATTACAGCCTCTTTAGTTAAAAAATTAAGACAAAGAATAGGAGCAGGCATGATGGATTGTAAAAAAGCCTTAAACGCAACCAATGGTAATATAGAAAAAGCTATTGATTTAATGCGCACTTCAAGTACTACCAAAGCCGCTAAAAAATCAGATCGTATTACAATTGAAGGCTTAGTCAAGATTAACATTAGCGCTAATAAAAAGACAGTTACTATTTTAGAAGTTAATTCTGAAACTGATTTTGTTACCAAAAGTGATGCTTTTATTGGCTTTGTTAATATGTTAGGAATGTTAGCACTGAAAACAACACCTGCTAATATTGAAGAATTTTTATCTCAACCACTAAACAACGGAGACTCAATAAAAAAAGCACGTGAAGAAATTATTGCAAAAGTAGGTGAAAATATTACAATCAGACGTGTACAAACAATCAAAACGGATAATAGTATTATTGGTACATATAAACATAGGGATCGTATTGCTGTAGTTACAATTTTAAAAAATGGAGATGAAACACTTGCAAAAGACATTGCAATGCATATTGCTGCTACCAAACCAAAATGTATTACTGAAGCAGAATTATCATCAGATCTCTTAGAAAGAGAGAAAACAATTTTTATTGAACAAAGCAAAAAATCTGGAAAACCAAATAACATTATTGAAAAAATGATTATTGGTCGTATGAAAAAATTTGTTAACGAGGTAACACTTTATGGTCAACCTTTTATAAAAGACCATGACATAACAATAGGAAAACTTATGCAATTAAACAATACACAAGTGGAGTTTTTTGTACGATTTGAAGTTGGTGAAGGCATTGAAAAAAAAGAAAAAAACTTTGTTGATGAGGTTGTAGCACTAGTTTAA
- the secG gene encoding preprotein translocase subunit SecG, which produces MSFQFILIIHMFLALSLIVLILMQHGKGADAGAAFGSGVSGSVFGVRGANSFLYKLITGLSLGFFLTSLTLAYLATHDSSVGNKSISIMEQITTGKLVAPDIPTVIPILNKLDTIDIPNY; this is translated from the coding sequence ATGTCTTTTCAATTTATTTTGATTATTCATATGTTTTTAGCACTAAGTTTAATTGTTTTAATTTTAATGCAACATGGTAAAGGTGCTGATGCAGGTGCTGCTTTTGGTTCGGGTGTTTCTGGTTCGGTTTTTGGTGTACGAGGTGCAAATTCATTTCTTTATAAGTTAATTACTGGTTTATCTTTGGGCTTTTTTTTAACTAGTTTGACGTTAGCTTATTTGGCGACTCATGATAGTAGTGTTGGTAATAAGTCAATAAGTATTATGGAACAAATAACAACAGGAAAACTGGTAGCGCCTGATATTCCTACGGTTATTCCTATTTTAAATAAGTTAGATACTATTGATATTCCAAATTATTAA
- the tpiA gene encoding triose-phosphate isomerase: MRQVIIVGNWKMNASKEATNILVMEILSGMVDVKSKVIVCVPFPYMAQVEALVGCSQLNLGAQDLNLNKSGAFTGEVSVDMIKDFGARYVIVGHSERRSLYFENNEIVAQKVQVALNSNLTPLLCIGELLEDRDSGKTQEVVSEQIQAVIDLVGINAFKNIIIAYEPVWAIGTGITATPHQAQDIHAFIRSMLAKHDDNISQITPIIYGGSMNPRNAAELMDCRDIDGGLIGGASLKAQDFLQICKAS, encoded by the coding sequence ATGCGTCAAGTAATCATAGTAGGTAACTGGAAAATGAATGCTTCTAAAGAAGCAACTAATATATTAGTAATGGAGATTTTATCTGGTATGGTAGATGTTAAATCTAAGGTAATTGTTTGTGTGCCTTTTCCTTATATGGCACAGGTTGAAGCATTAGTTGGTTGTTCGCAACTAAATTTAGGAGCACAAGATTTAAATCTTAATAAATCAGGCGCTTTTACAGGTGAAGTTAGTGTTGATATGATTAAAGATTTTGGTGCTCGATATGTTATTGTGGGTCATTCAGAACGCAGAAGTCTTTATTTTGAAAATAATGAGATTGTTGCACAAAAAGTGCAAGTTGCATTGAATAGCAATTTAACTCCGCTTTTGTGTATTGGGGAACTATTAGAAGATAGAGATTCTGGCAAGACTCAGGAAGTAGTTTCAGAACAAATTCAAGCTGTAATTGATTTGGTTGGTATTAATGCGTTTAAAAATATTATTATTGCTTATGAACCAGTTTGGGCAATTGGTACCGGTATTACTGCAACACCTCATCAAGCACAAGATATACATGCTTTTATTCGTTCAATGCTTGCCAAACATGATGATAATATTTCACAAATTACTCCGATTATTTATGGCGGTAGTATGAATCCTAGAAATGCAGCTGAATTAATGGATTGTAGAGATATTGATGGAGGTTTAATTGGGGGTGCTTCACTTAAAGCTCAAGATTTCTTACAAATTTGTAAGGCTAGTTAA